One window from the genome of Desulforamulus ruminis DSM 2154 encodes:
- a CDS encoding IS3 family transposase encodes MENFFGHLKAELLYNQQFDSAEHFVQELHMYLEY; translated from the coding sequence ATGGAAAACTTCTTTGGACACCTAAAAGCGGAATTGCTATATAACCAGCAATTTGACTCAGCAGAACACTTTGTCCAGGAACTACATATGTATCTGGAATACTAG
- a CDS encoding alginate O-acetyltransferase AlgX-related protein: MKHFISLPIAVIMIFLLLPLSLLAIKQISESELFLRISNPQLKGIVVEERKPDFSLKAWFNGDFQDDFSKWFNQNFVMRELLIRLNNQLYYSFFSKSYMYNESIIIGKNKQLYEKTYIYDYCNITNPLDDEKKDELVRKIIEAKTLLERKGVPFIILITPSKAYTYPEYIPRTFLKKKNSQSKNNYEQMQLLFKQNEVDYVDGQKVTLDLKRNIEYPLFPQGGTHWNHLAASYTLNKLIDKIDLLTSEVHAKVNIEKVETNIPPAGTDRDLLDLLNLWNPNDNYPAPKPVFTTLGGNNTDDIAVIGGSFCFTLLDIIREQKLFSDFNFLYYYKLGQYTLNDYMGKPYNVEKLDWENEIFNKKAIVLEINEQAFDGGHANAFLDDILVQLRYPGPLKTLCPGPLAPSAFQYEMQLINPVQTVMQGETIKISFKVKNTGKQTWPSMWQPDGNYRINLGYHCQLESGLKEGRIGDLPIDLRPGQEVTIEGTLGPFNERGRKTFIFDMVQENVLWFADHSGNKPISLTIDVK, translated from the coding sequence TTGAAACATTTTATTAGTCTTCCAATAGCAGTAATTATGATATTTTTACTATTACCCCTTTCATTATTGGCAATCAAGCAAATATCTGAATCTGAATTATTTCTTCGGATATCAAACCCTCAACTAAAAGGCATAGTGGTTGAAGAAAGAAAACCAGATTTTTCTCTTAAAGCATGGTTTAATGGTGATTTTCAAGACGATTTTAGTAAATGGTTTAATCAAAACTTTGTTATGAGGGAATTGCTTATTAGACTTAATAATCAACTTTATTACAGTTTCTTTTCTAAATCATATATGTACAATGAAAGTATTATTATTGGTAAAAACAAACAACTTTATGAAAAAACATATATATATGATTATTGCAACATCACCAATCCTTTGGATGATGAAAAGAAGGATGAACTTGTCAGAAAGATTATCGAGGCAAAAACTCTCTTAGAAAGAAAAGGAGTCCCATTTATTATCCTTATAACTCCCAGCAAAGCTTATACTTATCCAGAATATATTCCTAGGACCTTTCTTAAGAAAAAAAACAGTCAATCAAAAAATAATTATGAGCAAATGCAATTGCTATTTAAACAGAATGAGGTTGATTATGTTGACGGACAAAAAGTAACGCTAGACCTTAAAAGAAATATAGAGTACCCATTATTTCCACAAGGTGGGACACATTGGAATCATCTGGCCGCAAGCTACACTTTAAATAAGCTTATTGATAAAATTGATTTACTAACGAGTGAAGTACATGCTAAAGTAAATATCGAAAAAGTAGAAACCAATATACCTCCAGCAGGAACTGATAGGGACCTTTTAGACTTGTTGAATTTATGGAATCCTAATGATAACTATCCTGCGCCGAAACCTGTATTTACTACTTTGGGGGGGAATAATACTGATGATATCGCAGTAATTGGAGGGAGTTTCTGCTTTACATTGCTGGATATTATTCGAGAACAAAAACTATTTAGTGATTTCAATTTTTTATACTATTATAAGTTGGGTCAATATACACTCAATGATTATATGGGTAAGCCTTATAATGTGGAAAAGCTTGACTGGGAAAATGAGATTTTTAACAAAAAAGCAATTGTATTAGAGATAAATGAACAAGCCTTTGATGGAGGTCATGCTAATGCCTTTTTAGATGATATTTTAGTTCAGTTAAGATATCCTGGACCACTCAAAACACTATGCCCAGGTCCACTCGCGCCGAGTGCATTTCAGTATGAGATGCAATTGATAAATCCCGTACAGACTGTTATGCAGGGTGAAACTATTAAAATTTCTTTCAAAGTTAAAAACACTGGCAAACAAACATGGCCATCCATGTGGCAACCAGATGGCAATTACAGAATAAATTTAGGGTATCATTGTCAACTTGAAAGTGGCCTAAAGGAGGGGAGGATTGGGGACTTACCTATCGACCTAAGACCGGGTCAAGAGGTTACGATAGAAGGAACCTTGGGTCCATTTAATGAGCGTGGAAGAAAAACATTTATTTTCGATATGGTACAAGAGAATGTTTTGTGGTTTGCAGATCATTCTGGTAATAAACCTATATCCTTGACTATTGATGTAAAATAA
- a CDS encoding class I SAM-dependent methyltransferase → MYDEKQDFIHHEREVAAFWNIAKIQDKCKNMTILDLGAGQGMHAGFLSKHFKTVYASDVINYSSLYGGEFMKLLGEKHIRNNYEYFMEKIHFVETDAMNLIYKNDFVDVVFSVNTFEHIPDTFKALEEIIRVTVREGLIYISFDPIWCADSGSHFYDYVSEPWEHLVNNNYEDKMLSCGATPDQVNEYKVAMNRKRPDEHKKIFDYFIKNGYVSLEYFNLWKGTINPNSCNHKNFKKARDIGYSTDELLTRGMCYLLRKN, encoded by the coding sequence ATGTATGACGAAAAGCAGGATTTTATACATCATGAAAGAGAAGTTGCTGCGTTTTGGAACATTGCAAAAATACAGGACAAATGCAAAAACATGACTATATTAGACTTAGGTGCCGGACAGGGAATGCATGCTGGGTTTTTGTCTAAACATTTTAAAACTGTTTATGCTTCCGATGTTATTAATTATTCCTCCCTTTATGGTGGAGAATTTATGAAGTTGTTAGGTGAGAAGCACATTAGAAACAACTACGAGTATTTCATGGAAAAAATACATTTTGTAGAAACGGATGCTATGAACCTCATATATAAAAATGATTTTGTAGATGTTGTTTTCAGTGTTAATACCTTTGAACATATTCCAGATACCTTTAAAGCTCTTGAAGAAATAATAAGAGTAACCGTCAGAGAAGGCTTAATTTATATTAGTTTTGATCCTATTTGGTGCGCAGACTCGGGAAGTCACTTCTATGATTATGTTAGTGAGCCATGGGAACACTTGGTAAACAATAATTATGAAGATAAAATGCTATCTTGTGGTGCTACACCTGACCAAGTAAATGAATATAAAGTTGCAATGAATCGTAAAAGACCAGATGAACATAAAAAGATATTTGATTATTTTATTAAAAATGGCTATGTGAGTTTAGAATATTTTAACTTATGGAAAGGAACTATTAATCCCAACAGCTGCAACCATAAAAATTTTAAAAAAGCAAGAGATATTGGCTATTCAACCGATGAGTTATTGACTAGAGGTATGTGTTACCTTTTACGAAAGAACTAG
- a CDS encoding MBOAT family O-acyltransferase, with protein MIFNSPFFILFFFPLFFSLLFLSGKKYFNTIILMGSMFFYAWGEPKFIIIVLVSSAIDWFLGNSIYNSNVHNTKKWAVLASLLSNLFILIYFKYFNFILDNINIVLSSGNIEPLTFIRVILPIGVSFVVFEKITYVVDIYRGIGKPAERFTSYLLYVFLFPKLLAGPIIKYHDIEDQLNNRSITKNDVLIGFTRFSFGMGKKVFIADTVGELANVFFSMPTGELGFASAWIGASCYTLQIYFDFSAYSDMAIGLARMMGFHIMENFNLPYISKSFTEFWRRWHISLSTWIREYLYIPLGGNRGSKARTYFNLWVCFLLSGLWHGASWTFILWGAYHGFFLILERMFLMNIKKKIPNMVNWAINMFFIIIGWVIFRADSIEHIKGYLIAMLNPLVWEGNYVYVSNNQIFFGVIGIIICVYPLLKNSIYDIQEKRKYTALRFCIGITLLFFSLAKVSASSFNPFLYFRF; from the coding sequence TTGATCTTTAATTCACCTTTTTTTATCTTGTTTTTTTTTCCTTTATTTTTTTCTTTGCTCTTTCTTTCTGGTAAAAAGTATTTTAATACTATAATTCTTATGGGGAGTATGTTTTTTTACGCATGGGGAGAACCAAAATTTATTATTATTGTGCTCGTATCTTCAGCTATCGACTGGTTTTTAGGCAATTCAATATACAATAGTAATGTACATAACACGAAGAAGTGGGCAGTACTTGCATCGTTGCTATCAAATTTATTTATTTTAATTTACTTTAAGTATTTTAACTTTATTTTAGATAATATTAATATAGTGTTGAGTTCAGGAAATATTGAGCCACTTACTTTTATTAGAGTTATTCTCCCAATAGGGGTTTCTTTTGTTGTGTTTGAGAAAATAACCTATGTGGTCGATATTTATCGTGGTATAGGAAAACCAGCGGAACGCTTTACTTCATATCTATTATATGTTTTTTTGTTTCCTAAACTATTGGCCGGCCCAATAATTAAATATCATGATATTGAAGACCAGCTAAATAATCGGTCAATAACTAAAAATGATGTGCTAATTGGCTTCACTAGATTTTCTTTCGGAATGGGAAAGAAGGTTTTTATTGCCGATACAGTAGGGGAACTTGCCAATGTATTTTTTTCTATGCCAACAGGTGAATTGGGGTTTGCTAGTGCATGGATTGGAGCAAGTTGCTATACCTTGCAAATCTACTTTGACTTTTCTGCTTATTCTGACATGGCTATTGGATTAGCTAGAATGATGGGTTTTCATATTATGGAGAACTTTAATTTGCCGTATATTTCAAAGAGTTTTACAGAGTTTTGGAGAAGATGGCATATTTCACTGTCTACATGGATTAGGGAATATCTGTATATTCCGCTTGGCGGAAATCGAGGTTCAAAAGCGCGTACCTATTTTAATCTATGGGTTTGTTTTTTGCTTTCTGGGTTATGGCATGGAGCAAGTTGGACATTTATACTGTGGGGAGCATACCATGGGTTTTTTTTGATTTTAGAAAGAATGTTTTTAATGAATATCAAAAAGAAGATTCCTAATATGGTTAATTGGGCTATAAATATGTTTTTTATCATCATTGGTTGGGTTATATTTAGAGCAGATAGTATTGAACATATAAAAGGGTATTTGATAGCGATGCTTAATCCGTTAGTTTGGGAAGGCAATTATGTATATGTTTCTAATAATCAGATTTTTTTTGGTGTAATTGGTATCATTATATGCGTATATCCTTTGCTGAAAAACAGCATTTATGACATTCAAGAAAAAAGGAAATATACTGCCTTACGCTTTTGTATTGGAATAACACTTTTATTTTTCAGTTTAGCAAAGGTTTCTGCATCTTCATTTAATCCATTTCTATATTTTCGCTTTTAG